The following proteins come from a genomic window of Pseudomonas hygromyciniae:
- a CDS encoding MFS transporter, producing the protein MEVATSTGALSPAKNNLWIIVFIFCFLGLLIDGADLMLLSYSLSSLKAEFGLTSVEAGSLGSFTLAGMAVGGIYGGWACDRFGRVKTVVWSILLFSVGTAILGLTHSYWQFAVTRFFASLGLGALYVACNTLMAEYVPTRYRTTVLGTLQAGWSVGYIVATLLAGWILPDHGWRWLFYVAIIPVILAVLMQRLVPEPQAWLNAQAARAREKAEGIQRVSAKKPDGMFKLIFSDPKASRMFLLWALTAGFLQFGYYGVNNWMPSYLEGELGMNFKSMTSYMVGTYAAMIFGKILAGLAADRLGRRVVFAFGALGTAVFLPVIVLYQSPDNILWLLIAFGFLYGIPYGVNATYMTESFEAKFRGSAVGGAYNIGRIGAAIAPAAIGFLASHGSIGVGFLVMGAAYFICGVIPALFIRDKQFDPQKQ; encoded by the coding sequence ATGGAAGTCGCCACATCGACGGGTGCGTTGTCGCCCGCAAAAAACAACCTGTGGATCATTGTGTTCATCTTCTGCTTCCTCGGTCTTCTGATTGATGGCGCAGACTTGATGCTCCTGTCCTACAGCCTCAGCAGCCTGAAAGCCGAGTTCGGCCTGACCAGTGTCGAGGCCGGCAGCCTGGGCAGTTTCACCCTGGCCGGGATGGCGGTCGGCGGGATTTACGGAGGCTGGGCCTGCGACCGCTTTGGTCGGGTCAAGACCGTGGTGTGGAGCATCCTGCTGTTCTCGGTAGGCACTGCGATTCTCGGCCTGACCCACAGCTACTGGCAGTTTGCGGTCACCCGCTTCTTCGCCTCCCTCGGGCTGGGCGCGCTGTATGTCGCCTGCAACACCCTGATGGCCGAATACGTACCGACCCGCTACCGCACCACCGTGCTCGGCACCCTGCAGGCCGGCTGGTCGGTGGGCTATATCGTCGCCACCTTGTTGGCCGGCTGGATCCTGCCGGACCACGGCTGGCGCTGGCTGTTCTACGTGGCGATCATCCCGGTGATCCTCGCCGTGCTGATGCAGCGCCTGGTGCCGGAACCCCAGGCCTGGCTCAACGCCCAGGCCGCACGCGCACGGGAAAAAGCCGAAGGCATCCAACGCGTCTCGGCGAAAAAGCCCGATGGCATGTTCAAGCTGATCTTCAGCGACCCCAAGGCCAGCCGCATGTTCCTGCTCTGGGCGCTGACCGCAGGCTTCCTGCAGTTCGGCTACTACGGGGTCAACAACTGGATGCCGTCCTACCTGGAAGGCGAGTTGGGGATGAATTTCAAGTCGATGACCAGTTACATGGTCGGCACCTACGCCGCGATGATCTTCGGCAAAATCCTCGCCGGCCTCGCGGCTGATCGCCTGGGTCGGCGCGTGGTGTTTGCCTTCGGCGCCTTGGGCACGGCGGTGTTCCTGCCGGTGATCGTGCTGTATCAGAGCCCGGACAATATCCTCTGGCTGCTGATTGCCTTTGGCTTCCTGTACGGCATTCCTTACGGCGTGAATGCGACCTACATGACCGAGAGTTTCGAGGCGAAATTTCGCGGATCAGCCGTGGGCGGTGCCTACAACATTGGGCGGATTGGCGCGGCGATCGCACCGGCGGCCATTGGCTTCCTGGCGTCCCATGGCTCGATTGGCGTGGGCTTTTTGGTGATGGGCGCGGCGTACTTTATCTGCGGGGTGATCCCGGCGCTGTTTATCCGCGACAAGCAATTTGATCCGCAAAAACAATAA
- a CDS encoding ArsR/SmtB family transcription factor, with product MKTSSPVFPADHFTALADIARTLGHAHRLALLEHIAQEERSVEQLAQLSGVSVANASQHLQQLKRAGIVQTRRDGKRVLYSLGAGPLAPLLEALRGYLAYQHAEIREVALDSLSRRERLEGISIEELLLQMQSQSVVLLDVRPEDEFASGHLPGALNIPADALQQRLAELPKGKQVIAYCRGPYCVLSTDAINTLHAHGLPARRLRAGFDDWKAAGLSVE from the coding sequence ATGAAAACGTCAAGCCCCGTATTCCCCGCCGATCATTTCACCGCCCTGGCCGACATTGCCCGGACCCTGGGCCATGCCCATCGCCTGGCCCTGCTTGAACACATTGCCCAGGAAGAACGCTCTGTCGAACAACTGGCGCAACTGTCCGGGGTGTCTGTCGCCAATGCTTCGCAGCATTTGCAGCAACTCAAGCGTGCGGGCATCGTGCAAACGCGCCGCGATGGCAAACGCGTGCTGTACAGCCTGGGAGCGGGCCCGCTGGCGCCCTTGCTGGAGGCATTGCGCGGTTATCTGGCGTACCAGCACGCCGAGATACGCGAGGTCGCCCTCGATAGCCTCTCGCGACGTGAGCGGTTGGAAGGCATATCCATCGAGGAACTGTTGCTGCAGATGCAAAGCCAGAGCGTGGTGCTGCTCGATGTGCGCCCCGAAGATGAGTTCGCTTCAGGGCACTTGCCCGGCGCGCTCAATATCCCGGCCGATGCACTGCAGCAGCGCTTGGCCGAGCTGCCCAAAGGCAAGCAAGTGATCGCCTACTGCCGTGGACCTTATTGCGTGCTGTCCACCGACGCCATCAACACATTGCACGCCCATGGCTTGCCTGCTCGCCGGCTGCGCGCCGGGTTTGACGACTGGAAAGCGGCTGGCCTGAGCGTCGAATAA
- a CDS encoding helix-turn-helix domain-containing protein has product MSSDQTASASCSTTHPLIDRSQVGARLRGIRKNQQLTLKQLSERSGVALSTLSKMELAQVSVSYEKLAAAARALGVDIAQLFSPVKTAPNLVQPTVVSTAIDSAAGYSTGNYDYHPMAGDFPGRRMTPMYARIFARELTQFDDYIRHPGQEFAVVLSGRVRIQFETGESISIGCRETAYFNSGIGHIYLAESEADAEVMVVMTDY; this is encoded by the coding sequence ATGAGTTCCGATCAGACAGCGTCAGCTTCGTGTTCCACGACCCATCCGCTGATAGATCGCAGCCAGGTAGGCGCCCGCTTACGGGGTATCCGCAAAAACCAGCAACTGACGCTCAAGCAGCTGTCCGAGCGTTCGGGTGTGGCACTGTCGACCCTGTCGAAGATGGAGCTGGCACAGGTCTCGGTGAGCTACGAAAAACTGGCGGCGGCGGCGCGGGCGCTGGGCGTGGATATTGCGCAGTTATTCAGCCCCGTGAAGACCGCGCCGAACCTGGTCCAGCCCACGGTGGTCAGCACCGCCATTGATAGTGCGGCGGGCTACAGCACGGGCAATTACGATTACCACCCGATGGCCGGGGATTTCCCTGGGCGGCGCATGACACCGATGTATGCGCGCATTTTCGCCCGGGAGCTGACCCAGTTTGACGACTACATCCGCCACCCCGGCCAGGAGTTTGCGGTGGTGCTGTCCGGGCGGGTGCGGATTCAATTCGAGACGGGCGAGTCCATCAGCATTGGCTGCCGCGAAACCGCCTATTTCAACAGCGGCATCGGTCATATCTACCTGGCCGAAAGCGAGGCGGACGCTGAAGTGATGGTGGTGATGACGGATTACTGA
- a CDS encoding YkvI family membrane protein: MKESLKIAGAFVGVIVGAGFASGRELLLMFVDFGVWGLLGAVLSAALFTFLGMALAGMGNRLRATSHKDVVYALCGRHLGVLVDLMITFFMFAVTVVMLAGGGALLEQQFGIPATLGSVVVTLVVIVIVCLDVHKVIGLIGSVTPFLILTAVGVALYGAATRGLSFAELDQLASRQSAGASHWLLGALLYVSYNIVAGVPILAIMGGAAKSEKQAVWGGILGGALLGLLMLVMSLGLLSRLDSVADLPMPMLSIASEVSPALGLLMAVIIFLMILNTAVGTLYSFSARLLPPGTRKFRVGSAAFAALAFAGSLIGFISLVGQVYPLFGYLGFLLIAAVLIGWLRLGRLAGATG; encoded by the coding sequence ATGAAAGAAAGTCTGAAGATTGCCGGTGCATTTGTCGGTGTGATCGTCGGTGCGGGGTTCGCCTCGGGCCGGGAACTGTTGCTGATGTTCGTCGATTTCGGCGTATGGGGGTTGCTCGGTGCGGTGCTCAGCGCCGCACTGTTCACCTTCCTCGGCATGGCGCTGGCGGGCATGGGCAACCGCCTGCGCGCCACCTCCCATAAAGACGTGGTGTACGCATTGTGCGGGCGGCACCTGGGGGTGTTGGTCGACCTGATGATCACCTTTTTCATGTTTGCGGTCACCGTGGTCATGCTGGCGGGCGGCGGTGCGTTGCTGGAGCAGCAGTTCGGTATCCCGGCCACACTGGGCAGCGTGGTGGTCACCCTGGTGGTGATCGTTATCGTGTGCCTGGACGTACACAAAGTCATCGGCCTGATCGGCTCGGTCACGCCGTTTTTGATCCTCACTGCCGTCGGCGTCGCGCTCTACGGCGCTGCCACCCGGGGCCTGAGCTTCGCTGAACTGGATCAACTGGCCAGCCGCCAGAGTGCCGGCGCCAGCCATTGGCTGCTCGGTGCATTGCTGTACGTGTCCTATAACATCGTGGCCGGCGTACCGATCCTGGCGATCATGGGCGGCGCGGCGAAAAGCGAAAAACAGGCGGTCTGGGGCGGGATTCTCGGCGGAGCCCTATTAGGCCTGCTGATGCTGGTCATGAGCCTGGGACTGTTGTCTCGCCTGGACAGCGTGGCAGACCTGCCGATGCCAATGCTGTCCATCGCCAGCGAAGTCTCGCCCGCCCTCGGGCTGCTGATGGCAGTGATTATCTTCCTGATGATCCTCAACACCGCCGTCGGCACCTTGTACTCCTTCTCGGCGCGCCTGCTGCCACCCGGCACCCGTAAATTCCGTGTGGGGTCGGCGGCCTTTGCTGCGCTGGCTTTTGCCGGCAGCCTGATCGGCTTTATCAGCCTGGTCGGCCAGGTATACCCGCTGTTTGGCTACCTGGGTTTCTTGCTGATCGCCGCCGTGTTGATTGGCTGGTTGCGCCTCGGGCGCCTTGCCGGGGCAACGGGCTAA
- the mug gene encoding G/U mismatch-specific DNA glycosylase gives MNEGLEDILAERLAVIFCGINPGLLAAAQGHHFAGRGNRFWRTLHLAGFTPHQVPPEDDRTLLQHHCGLTTVVERPTARADQLSQEEFKAAAEGFENKIRRYAPRYVAFLGKAGYCALSGQREVAWGLQPQTLGDATVWVLPNPSGRNLAFTQEQLVKVYGQLYCAAFPASRAVCARSDSCMSGGSNDST, from the coding sequence ATGAATGAAGGACTTGAAGACATCCTGGCCGAGCGGCTGGCAGTGATTTTTTGCGGGATCAATCCGGGCCTGCTCGCCGCCGCCCAGGGCCATCACTTTGCTGGGCGCGGCAACCGCTTCTGGCGCACCTTGCACCTGGCCGGGTTTACCCCGCATCAAGTGCCGCCCGAGGATGACCGGACGCTCTTGCAGCACCACTGCGGGCTGACAACGGTCGTAGAGCGGCCGACGGCGCGGGCGGATCAATTGTCACAGGAGGAATTCAAGGCTGCGGCTGAGGGTTTTGAAAACAAGATCCGCCGTTATGCTCCGCGCTATGTGGCGTTTTTGGGCAAGGCGGGTTATTGCGCGCTATCGGGCCAACGGGAGGTGGCATGGGGGCTGCAGCCGCAGACACTGGGGGATGCCACGGTGTGGGTCCTGCCCAACCCCAGCGGGCGCAATCTGGCGTTTACGCAGGAGCAATTGGTGAAGGTCTACGGCCAACTTTATTGCGCAGCATTCCCCGCCAGTCGCGCGGTTTGTGCCCGCTCGGACAGCTGCATGTCGGGAGGCAGCAACGACAGCACATAA
- a CDS encoding IclR family transcriptional regulator yields MSNEEEEDKDRQFITALARGLELLRCFTPSESVLGNQELARKTGLPKPTVTRMTHTLTRLGYLKHLPQSGRYQLNVGVMAFGYAMLSNLSVRAAAHPLMETMAKYAQAAVAMASRDRLDMVYLDVVQGEANMTMRRQIGTRLPLHLSSAGRACLAAMPESEREFMLDHIRQRHLEDWPTIRKGLERAFRDYTDFGYCISIGEWHRDVNAIAVPMLHTQHGLLTFNCGGPSFHLSREKLEDHIGPRLKHMVNNIEAAAR; encoded by the coding sequence ATGAGCAACGAAGAGGAGGAAGACAAGGACCGGCAGTTCATCACCGCGCTGGCCCGAGGCCTGGAACTGCTGCGCTGCTTTACCCCCAGCGAAAGCGTGTTGGGCAACCAGGAACTGGCGCGCAAGACCGGCCTGCCGAAACCGACGGTGACGCGCATGACCCACACCCTGACCCGCCTGGGCTACCTCAAGCACCTGCCGCAGTCTGGCCGATACCAGTTGAATGTGGGGGTGATGGCATTTGGTTACGCGATGCTTTCCAACCTGTCGGTGCGGGCCGCCGCCCACCCGCTGATGGAGACCATGGCCAAGTACGCCCAGGCTGCCGTCGCGATGGCCTCCCGGGACCGCCTGGATATGGTCTACCTGGACGTGGTCCAGGGTGAAGCGAACATGACCATGCGCCGCCAGATCGGCACGCGCCTGCCGCTGCACTTGAGTTCGGCGGGCCGCGCCTGCCTGGCGGCGATGCCGGAGAGTGAGCGGGAGTTCATGCTCGACCATATCCGCCAGCGCCATCTGGAGGATTGGCCGACGATTCGCAAAGGGCTGGAACGCGCATTCAGGGATTACACCGACTTCGGCTATTGCATATCGATCGGTGAGTGGCACCGCGATGTCAACGCCATCGCCGTGCCCATGCTGCACACACAACATGGGCTGTTGACGTTCAACTGTGGCGGGCCGAGTTTTCACCTTTCCCGGGAAAAACTCGAAGACCACATCGGGCCGCGTCTCAAGCACATGGTCAATAACATCGAGGCCGCCGCCCGCTAG
- a CDS encoding N-acetyltransferase, whose amino-acid sequence MIRLLEPKDLDCVLQIWLDASLIAHNFIDAAFWQSQVENMRNRYIPASETYVMERDSRVVGFYSLLDNQMAALFVAPDCQGQGIGKRLMAHARAQRPVLTLAVYKKNTASCQFYLSQGFVVTHEQVDEHSGQAEYWMSSDASAPQ is encoded by the coding sequence ATGATCAGACTCCTGGAACCCAAAGACCTCGATTGCGTCCTGCAGATCTGGCTGGATGCCTCGCTCATCGCCCACAACTTTATCGACGCCGCCTTCTGGCAGTCGCAGGTCGAGAACATGCGCAACCGGTATATACCGGCCTCGGAAACCTACGTCATGGAACGCGACTCAAGGGTCGTGGGTTTCTACTCGTTGCTCGACAACCAGATGGCCGCGCTGTTTGTCGCCCCCGATTGCCAGGGCCAGGGCATCGGTAAACGCTTGATGGCTCATGCCAGGGCGCAGCGGCCCGTGCTGACCCTGGCGGTGTATAAAAAAAACACCGCCAGTTGCCAGTTCTATCTGTCGCAAGGGTTTGTGGTGACCCATGAACAGGTCGATGAACACAGCGGCCAGGCGGAGTACTGGATGAGCAGTGACGCCAGCGCGCCTCAGTAA
- a CDS encoding CaiB/BaiF CoA transferase family protein, which yields MGALTGLRVLDLSRVLAGPWCGQVLADLGAEVIKIERPHSGDDTRGWGPPWMQTAAGESSGQASYYQSTNRGKLSVAIDLASAEGQELVRALAASSDVLIENYKAGSLARYGLDYATLAEINPRLVYCSITGFGQTGPRAEEPGYDFIIQGIGGLMSITGERDDLPGGGPQKVGVAFSDLMTGLYSTVAIQAALLSRERTGVGQHIDMALLDVQVATLANQSMNYLASGKVPQRFGNAHANIVPYQVFRAADRDFIIACGNDSQFIALCQSIGLPHLPDDPRFRRNADRVAHRAEIVELLSAHFLGRTADEWVSCIHASKVPVGAINNIAQSLEEPQVIARELMVKIPHPQNPDFAMVGSPIKMSGTPVEYVRPAPMLGEHTDQVLAGRLGLSSEQLGQLKRSGVIEQLP from the coding sequence ATGGGTGCATTAACAGGTTTGCGCGTACTGGATTTGAGTCGGGTCTTGGCCGGCCCATGGTGTGGTCAGGTGTTGGCGGACCTGGGCGCGGAAGTTATCAAGATCGAGCGCCCGCACAGTGGCGATGACACGCGCGGCTGGGGGCCGCCGTGGATGCAGACCGCCGCTGGCGAGTCATCCGGGCAGGCTTCGTATTACCAGTCCACCAACCGCGGCAAGTTGTCGGTGGCCATCGATCTGGCCAGCGCCGAAGGCCAGGAACTGGTGCGGGCGCTGGCGGCCAGTTCCGATGTGCTGATCGAGAACTACAAGGCCGGTTCCTTGGCACGTTACGGCCTGGATTACGCGACCCTGGCCGAGATCAACCCGCGTTTGGTGTATTGCTCCATCACCGGCTTCGGCCAGACCGGCCCGCGTGCCGAAGAGCCTGGCTACGACTTCATCATCCAGGGCATTGGCGGCCTGATGAGCATCACCGGCGAGCGCGATGACTTACCAGGGGGCGGCCCGCAGAAAGTCGGCGTGGCCTTTTCCGACCTGATGACCGGGCTGTATTCCACCGTGGCGATCCAGGCCGCGCTGCTCAGCCGTGAACGCACGGGCGTCGGCCAGCATATCGATATGGCCCTGCTGGATGTGCAAGTCGCGACCCTGGCCAACCAGAGCATGAACTACCTAGCTTCCGGCAAAGTGCCCCAGCGCTTTGGCAATGCCCACGCCAATATCGTGCCGTACCAGGTGTTCCGTGCGGCAGACCGCGACTTCATCATCGCCTGCGGCAACGACAGCCAGTTCATCGCCTTATGCCAGAGCATTGGCCTGCCACATCTGCCGGACGACCCGCGTTTTCGGCGCAATGCCGACCGCGTTGCGCATCGGGCTGAAATCGTCGAGTTGCTGTCGGCGCATTTCCTCGGCCGCACGGCAGACGAATGGGTCAGCTGCATCCACGCCTCGAAAGTGCCAGTGGGCGCGATCAACAACATCGCGCAATCACTGGAAGAACCACAGGTAATCGCCCGCGAACTGATGGTGAAGATTCCCCACCCGCAAAACCCGGATTTCGCCATGGTCGGCAGCCCGATCAAGATGTCCGGTACCCCGGTGGAGTATGTGCGGCCGGCGCCCATGTTGGGCGAGCATACGGATCAGGTATTGGCTGGGCGGTTGGGGTTGTCCAGTGAGCAGTTGGGGCAGTTGAAGCGTAGTGGGGTGATTGAGCAGTTGCCGTAA
- a CDS encoding NAD(P)/FAD-dependent oxidoreductase, whose product MQDSDCFDFAIIGGGIAGASLAYRLAGEARVVVLERESQPGYHATGRSAAMFMETYGTSQIQALTRASRAFYEQPPAGFTEHALLEPRGCLYVASHEQQALLHKTFDSHQASAANVALIDREQALALVPCLRPEVIAGAMLETEARDLDVHALHQGFLRAMRRAGGVLQCDAQLSTALRQDRHWLLTLANGRQLRARNLVNAAGAWADEVAQQCGVAPIGLQPCRRTAFTFDGPEGLDFANWPAVIGIDESFYFKPDAGQLLGSPANADPVPPQDVMPEELDIATGIYHIEAATSLSIRRPRHSWAGLRSFVADGDLVVGWDEQCDGFFWLAAQGGYGIQSAAGVSQLACALLLDQPLPQALQRQGVEPQRLAPARLR is encoded by the coding sequence ATGCAGGACAGTGACTGTTTCGATTTCGCCATCATCGGCGGCGGCATTGCGGGGGCGTCCCTGGCCTATCGCCTGGCCGGCGAAGCCCGTGTGGTGGTGCTCGAACGTGAGAGCCAGCCGGGGTATCACGCCACCGGACGCTCTGCCGCCATGTTCATGGAAACCTACGGCACGTCGCAGATTCAAGCGCTGACCCGCGCCAGTCGGGCCTTCTACGAGCAACCACCGGCAGGCTTTACCGAGCACGCGCTGCTCGAGCCACGCGGCTGCCTGTATGTGGCCAGTCACGAGCAGCAAGCGTTGCTACACAAAACCTTCGACAGCCATCAGGCCAGCGCGGCCAATGTCGCGCTGATTGATCGCGAACAGGCGTTGGCATTGGTGCCTTGCCTGCGCCCGGAAGTCATCGCCGGCGCCATGCTTGAAACCGAGGCCCGCGACCTCGATGTACATGCGCTGCACCAGGGTTTCCTACGGGCCATGCGTCGTGCCGGAGGGGTCTTGCAGTGTGACGCGCAGTTGAGCACTGCCCTGCGCCAAGACCGTCATTGGCTACTGACACTGGCCAACGGCCGACAACTGCGCGCGCGCAACCTGGTCAACGCCGCTGGCGCCTGGGCCGATGAGGTGGCACAGCAATGCGGCGTAGCACCGATCGGCCTGCAACCCTGTCGGCGTACCGCCTTTACCTTCGACGGTCCCGAAGGCCTGGACTTTGCAAACTGGCCCGCCGTTATCGGCATCGATGAAAGCTTTTACTTCAAACCCGATGCCGGCCAACTGCTGGGCTCACCGGCCAACGCCGATCCGGTTCCGCCACAGGACGTGATGCCCGAAGAGCTGGACATCGCCACGGGGATTTATCACATCGAAGCCGCCACCTCCCTGAGCATTCGGCGGCCACGCCACAGCTGGGCCGGCCTGCGCTCGTTCGTGGCCGATGGCGACCTGGTGGTCGGTTGGGACGAACAGTGTGACGGCTTCTTCTGGCTCGCCGCCCAAGGCGGTTATGGCATCCAGTCGGCGGCCGGTGTCTCGCAGCTGGCCTGTGCCCTATTGCTCGATCAACCCTTGCCCCAAGCGCTGCAGCGCCAGGGCGTCGAACCACAGCGCCTGGCTCCCGCCCGTTTGCGCTGA
- a CDS encoding RidA family protein, translating into MSESIQRYPSHLPYPFSKAIRVGDLLYLSGQVPMDPKGEVVRGDIQQQTEAVMSRIGETLAECGVGFDHVVKATVWLSDMQHFAGFNEVYARYFKQGFPVRSTVGGTQLALGVDVEIEVQAWVGPPTR; encoded by the coding sequence ATGTCAGAAAGTATCCAGCGTTATCCCAGCCACCTGCCCTACCCGTTCTCCAAAGCCATTCGGGTGGGCGATTTGCTGTACCTCTCCGGGCAAGTGCCCATGGACCCAAAAGGCGAAGTGGTACGCGGTGATATCCAGCAGCAAACCGAAGCTGTCATGAGCCGCATCGGCGAAACCCTGGCCGAATGCGGCGTGGGGTTTGACCACGTGGTCAAGGCCACTGTGTGGCTGTCGGACATGCAGCACTTCGCCGGTTTCAACGAAGTGTACGCACGCTACTTCAAGCAGGGCTTTCCGGTGCGCTCCACCGTCGGTGGCACGCAACTGGCGCTGGGGGTCGATGTAGAAATCGAAGTCCAGGCTTGGGTTGGCCCGCCAACCCGCTGA
- a CDS encoding acyl-CoA dehydrogenase family protein: MIRDPQTLHILLDSIRQFVNQALIPRENEVAETDEIPADIVQQFQDMGLFGLTLPEAYGGLGVTMEEEVHIAFELGRTSPAFRSYFGTNNGIGSIGILLDGTEAQKQHYLPKLASGELLSSFCLTEPDSGSDAASLKTSAVRDGEHYVINGTKRFITNAPHAGIFTVMARTNPHIKGSGGISAFIIERNTPGVSLGKRDHKMGQQGAHTSDVIFDNVRVPAEQLIGGVEGVGFKTAMKVLDKGRLHIAAVSVGAAERMLDDALRYAIERKQFGQPIAEFQLIQAMLADSKAEIYAARCMVLDAARKRDDGLDIGTEASCAKMFATEMCGRVADRCVQIHGGAGYVSEYAIERFYRDVRLFRLYEGTTQIQQLVIARNMIREARH; this comes from the coding sequence ATGATCCGAGACCCGCAAACGCTTCATATCCTGCTGGACTCCATTCGCCAGTTCGTCAACCAAGCGCTGATCCCACGGGAAAACGAAGTCGCCGAGACCGACGAGATCCCGGCGGACATCGTCCAGCAATTCCAGGATATGGGCCTGTTCGGCCTGACCCTGCCCGAAGCCTACGGTGGCCTGGGCGTGACCATGGAAGAAGAAGTGCATATCGCCTTCGAGCTGGGCCGCACCTCGCCAGCATTCCGCTCCTACTTCGGCACCAACAACGGCATCGGCTCCATTGGCATCCTGCTGGACGGTACCGAGGCGCAGAAACAACACTACTTGCCCAAGCTTGCCAGCGGTGAGTTGCTCAGTTCGTTCTGCCTGACCGAACCGGATTCCGGCTCAGATGCCGCCTCGCTGAAAACCAGCGCCGTGCGCGATGGCGAGCATTACGTGATCAATGGCACCAAGCGCTTTATCACCAACGCGCCCCACGCCGGGATTTTCACGGTGATGGCCCGTACCAATCCGCACATCAAGGGCTCCGGTGGCATCAGCGCCTTTATCATCGAACGCAATACACCCGGCGTGTCCCTGGGCAAGCGCGACCATAAGATGGGCCAGCAAGGCGCCCATACCAGCGACGTGATATTCGACAATGTGCGGGTGCCCGCCGAGCAACTGATCGGCGGTGTCGAAGGCGTAGGTTTCAAGACGGCGATGAAGGTACTCGACAAGGGCCGCCTGCACATCGCCGCCGTCAGCGTCGGCGCCGCCGAACGCATGCTCGACGATGCCCTGCGCTACGCCATCGAGCGCAAGCAATTCGGCCAGCCGATTGCCGAGTTCCAGTTGATCCAGGCCATGCTCGCCGACAGCAAGGCCGAAATCTATGCGGCCCGCTGCATGGTGCTGGACGCCGCGCGCAAGCGTGACGACGGCCTGGACATCGGCACCGAAGCCTCTTGCGCGAAAATGTTCGCCACGGAAATGTGCGGCCGGGTAGCTGACCGTTGCGTGCAGATCCACGGCGGCGCGGGGTATGTGAGTGAGTATGCGATCGAACGGTTCTACCGCGATGTGCGGCTGTTTCGGTTGTATGAAGGCACCACGCAAATCCAGCAGTTGGTGATTGCACGCAACATGATTCGCGAGGCCCGGCACTAA